One window of Pieris rapae chromosome 14, ilPieRapa1.1, whole genome shotgun sequence genomic DNA carries:
- the LOC111004407 gene encoding glucose dehydrogenase [FAD, quinone]-like, producing MIRNPDSCPCPLREYGPSMASVCGSQFMLFMSILESYVNGRCDLVDPCNRVRSKTNPDDSYDFVVIGGGTAGSVVAARLSENPQWKVLLIEAGGDEPTASSLPAWFAAYWGRAETDWNYYTEKQIKACLSQSGKCYWPRGKMLGGTSVINGMMYMRGHKADYDGWAANGAIGWSWEEVIPYFLKSEDNKEIGRVASSNYHGVGGPIPIQRFRYTPQFAKDIVEAASELGYPPTSDLNAGNVTGFTIAQGFNNQGSRYSTSRAYIRPASKRTNLHVMLNSLVSRVIVDKNKVTGVEYIVNGITKSVRVNKEAIISGGTLNSPKILLLSGIGPADTLKKFNIPVFKDLPGVGQNLQNHVGTSFDFTLTKEADTPELTWASAMEYIKERKGPLSATGLSQAVGIINSPLVKNTLQPDVQYFFYGYTAACGYGGNGKIKARRHFKISPIALQPNSRGYLTLKSSNPSDPPIMQPNYLSDDHELNVLVEASKIAYRLANTTRLRRKYGIVPTKGYASECGDSQKPTEEFFKCVAQRYTEPENHQIGTCKMGASDDSTAVVDPQLKVYGIEGLRVIDASVMPSLPTSNTQAPVIMIAERGAEFIKNTYS from the exons ATGATTAGAAACCCAGAT TCTTGTCCGTGCCCTCTGCGGGAATATGGGCCATCCATGGCATCAGTTTGCGGAAGTCAATTTATGCTATTCATGAGCATTCTGGAGTCGTATGTAAACGGTCGATGTGATCTTGTTGATCCTTGCAATCGTGTGCGCAGTAAAACCAATCCAGACGACAGTTATGACTTTGTGGTAATAGGTGGCGGTACAGCGGGGTCTGTTGTCGCTGCACGCCTTTCAGAAAACCCGCAATGGAAG GTGCTTTTAATCGAAGCAGGAGGAGATGAACCAACTGCATCCTCTTTGCCTGCTTGGTTTGCGGCATATTGGGGACGCGCAGAAACGGACTGGAACTATTACACAGAGAAGCAAATCAAGGCTTGTCTTTCACAAAGTGGGAAGTGTTACTGGCCCAGAGGAAAAATGTTAG GTGGCACATCAGTGATAAATGGCATGATGTATATGAGAGGCCATAAAGCAGATTATGACGGCTGGGCAGCGAATGGTGCGATTGGATGGTCGTGGGAAGAAGTCATCCCCTACTTTCTTAAGAGTGAAGACAATAAGGAGATTGGACGTGTAGCTTCCTCTAACTACCATGGAGTTGGTGGACCAATACCGATTCAAAGG TTTCGTTACACGCCACAATTCGCAAAGGATATTGTGGAAGCAGCAAGTGAACTAGGATATCCGCCTACAAGTGATTTGAATGCGGGAAATGTAACTGGTTTTACCATCGCGCAAGGTTTTAATAA TCAAGGATCACGATATAGTACATCACGCGCATATATACGTCCGGCTTCGAAAAGGACGAATTTACATGTGATGCTTAATAGTTTAGTATCCAGGGTAATTGTGGATAAAAACAAAGTGACTGGAGTAGAGTATATCGTTAATGGGATAACGAAATCTGTCCGAGTTAATAAAGAG GCAATAATATCTGGTGGCACGTTGAACTCTCCCAAAATCCTTTTACTATCTGGTATTGGCCCAGCAGACACCTTGAAGAAGTTTAATATTCCCGTATTTAAGGATTTACCTGGAGTAGGCCAAAATCTGCAAAACCATGTCGGTACCTCTTTTGACTTCACTTTAACTAAAGAGGCTGATACTCCTGAGCTGACCTGGGCGTCTGCTATGGAATACATTAAAGAGAGGAAAGGACCTCTATCAGCAACTGGTCTTTCACAG GCTGTCGGTATAATAAACTCTCCTCTTGTGAAAAATACACTTCAACCAGATGtacaatatttcttttatggATATACCGCTGCTTGCGGATATGGCGGCAATGGGAAAATCAAAGCGAGAAGGcattttaa AATATCGCCAATCGCCCTCCAGCCAAATAGCCGTGGTTACTTGACATTAAAATCTTCTAATCCATCCGATCCTCCAATCATGCAGCCAAATTATTTATCTGATGATCACGAGCTCAATGTTTTAGTGGAAGCTTCGAAAATTGCATATCGATTGGCTAATACAACg CGTCTACGTAGAAAGTATGGTATTGTACCAACTAAGGGTTATGCATCCGAATGCGGTGACAGTCAGAAGCCAACAGAAGAGTTCTTCAAATGCGTAGCTCAGCGGTATACTGAGCCAGAAAATCATCAAATTGGTACTTGCAAGATGGGAGCTAGTGATGATTCAACAGCGGTGGTTGATCCACAGCTTAAAGTCTATGGAATCGAAG GTTTACGTGTGATAGATGCGTCTGTTATGCCTAGTCTACCAACCAGTAACACTCAGGCACCAGTTATAATGATAGCAGAAAGAGGCGccgaattcattaaaaatacgtattcataa
- the LOC111004378 gene encoding glucose dehydrogenase [FAD, quinone], with translation MMIRAAETCPCPLQEFGPSMAGSCGSQIMLFMSILESFIKGRCDLVDPCNRVVEKEQYDDSYDFVVVGGGTAGAIVAARLSENPQWKVLLIEAGGEEPPPSSVPAWVTAFWNKNETDWNFKTEPQEKACLANGGRCSWHRGKMLGGSSVINGMMYMRGHAADYDGWAVNGAPGWSWFEVMPYFLRSEDNKEINEGVSGQYHNTGGPIPVQRFRYAPRFAHDVISAAIELGFTPTSDLNGETTTGFTIAQAFNDGGTRFSTARAYLRPASHRENLDVILNALGTRVIIDPRTKTVTGVEYVKNGETKTVGVTKEAILSGGTMVSPQTLLLSGVGPKETLDKFNIPVIKDLPGVGQNLHNHVGVTLDFTLEKEPDLPELNWESAMEYMLERRGPLSGTGMSQLTGMINSRFAPAGGRHPDIQYFFGGYYAACGDGSFGPDDLENANKRRITISAIALQPKSRGFLTLRSGDPFDYPVFQPNYFQDDHDLAVLVEAARTAYRLANTTILREKYGMHPTENYGNQCPGGGLNPTDEYFKCLAQQHTAPENHQVGTCKMGSSDDPMAVVDPTLKVYGIEGLRVIDASIMPTVPSANTAAPVVMVAERGAEFVVTRHQRFKNKFGSNTPTKSATSHDDRWTYYNTNRGSKWNNRDWVFNRQNTQKPQDWYKLNNVYPTRQSHR, from the exons ATGATGATTCGAGCGGCCGAA ACATGTCCTTGCCCGCTGCAAGAGTTCGGACCATCCATGGCCGGGTCCTGTGGAAGCCAGATCATGCTATTTATGTCTATATTGGAGTCTTTTATCAAAGGTCGATGTGATCTCGTGGACCCCTGTAACAGAGTGGTTGAAAAGGAGCAGTATGATGATAGCTATGACTTCGTGGTTGTTGGGGGTGGAACAGCAGGTGCCATTGTTGCTGCTCGATTATCGGAAAATCCTCAGTGGAAg gtACTTCTCATAGAAGCAGGCGGCGAGGAACCACCTCCGTCCTCAGTGCCGGCGTGGGTGACTGCATTTTGGAATAAAAACGAAACTGACTGGAACTTCAAAACAGAACCTCAAGAAAAAGCCTGCCTCGCTAATGGAGGACGCTGTTCTTGGCATAGAGGGAAAATGCTAg GTGGAAGTTCCGTGATCAACGGCATGATGTATATGAGAGGTCACGCAGCGGACTATGACGGATGGGCAGTGAATGGGGCACCTGGTTGGTCATGGTTTGAAGTAATGCCTTACTTCCTGAGGAGCGAAGACAATAAGGAGATAAACGAGGGTGTCTCTGGACAGTATCATAATACTGGAGGTCCTATCCCTGTTCAAAGA ttCCGATATGCGCCACGCTTCGCTCACGATGTCATATCAGCGGCTATCGAACTGGGATTCACTCCTACCAGCGATCTTAATGGAGAGACAACAACGGGCTTTACAATAGCACAGGCATTTAATGA TGGCGGTACGAGATTTAGCACAGCGCGTGCATATCTTCGTCCAGCTTCTCACCGAGAAAATTTAGACGTAATACTCAACGCTTTAGGGACACGGGTCATTATAGATCCCCGTACTAAGACTGTTACTGGTGTTGAATATGTCAAGAACGGCGAGACCAAAACGGTCGGGGTCACTAAAGAG gcTATTCTATCTGGCGGTACAATGGTGTCTCCACAAACTCTGCTTCTTTCGGGTGTAGGACCTAAAGAGACTTTAGACAAATTTAATATCCCGGTAATCAAAGATCTACCAGGTGTAGGGCAGAACCTTCACAATCACGTAGGAGTGACACTTGACTTCACCCTTGAGAAGGAGCCAGACCTTCCAGAGCTGAATTGGGAGAGTGCCATGGAATATATGTTGGAGAGGAGAGGCCCTTTATCAGGGACAGGAATGTCTCAG TTGACTGGGATGATAAATTCCCGGTTTGCGCCAGCAGGTGGACGGCACCCTGACATACAGTATTTCTTTGGAGGCTACTACGCAGCTTGTGGTGATGGGTCTTTCGGACCAGACGACTTGGAGAATGCTAATAAGAGAAGAATAAc tatatccGCCATTGCCCTACAACCAAAAAGCCGTGGTTTCTTAACACTGCGTTCAGGAGACCCGTTCGACTACCCAGTGTTTCAACCTAACTATTTTCAAGATGATCACGATTTGGCAGTCTTGGTTGAGGCTGCAAGAACTGCGTACCGCTTGGCTAATACTACA ATACTTCGTGAAAAGTACGGCATGCATCCAACTGAGAACTATGGAAATCAGTGTCCCGGTGGTGGATTAAACCCCACGGACGAGTACTTCAAGTGCTTAGCACAACAACACACAGCGCCAGAGAATCATCAGGTCGGGACGTGCAAAATGGGCTCCAGCGACGATCCTATGGCTGTTGTTGACCCCACGTTGAAGGTGTATGGTATCGAAG GTCTCCGAGTGATCGACGCTTCAATAATGCCAACTGTGCCGTCAGCTAACACGGCAGCACCAGTTGTAATGGTTGCGGAACGCGGAGCTGAGTTTGTCGTCACTAGGCATCAAAGGTTCAAGAACAAATTTGGTAGCAATACACCAACCAAAAGCGCTACCAGTCATGACGATAG ATGGACATACTATAACACGAATAGAGGTAGCAAATGGAACAATAGAGATTGGGTGTTCAACAGGCAAAATACCCAAAAACCTCAGGACTGGTACAAGCTGAATAATGTTTATCCTACTAGGCAATCGCACAGATAA